The following are encoded together in the Anaerostipes caccae L1-92 genome:
- a CDS encoding DUF5412 family protein has protein sequence MKKKSFFRGSILLGILPLFLFGWAVYHFTLDTQSVPKGELIKSIESPSGRYTANAYHGQDNTTVDFSVIVEIEDKQNSKKKNIYFEYHCEDADMKWLSDSKIKINGKTLDIHKDVYDFRYE, from the coding sequence ATGAAAAAGAAATCGTTTTTCAGGGGCAGTATATTATTAGGCATACTGCCTCTTTTTCTTTTTGGATGGGCAGTCTATCACTTTACACTGGATACTCAGTCCGTCCCTAAAGGGGAATTGATAAAAAGTATAGAATCCCCAAGCGGCAGATACACCGCCAATGCCTACCACGGACAAGACAATACAACGGTCGATTTTTCAGTGATCGTTGAGATCGAGGATAAACAGAACTCAAAAAAGAAAAATATTTATTTTGAATATCACTGTGAAGATGCCGACATGAAATGGCTGTCTGATTCCAAAATAAAAATTAATGGGAAAACACTGGATATCCATAAAGATGTATACGACTTCAGATATGAATAA
- a CDS encoding DsrE/DsrF/DrsH-like family protein encodes MRKKTVIIGGVAGGATTAARLRRKDESMEIVLLERGEYISYANCGLPYHVGDVIKNRESLLLQTPEAMKKKFNVDVRVQNEAVKINPEDHIVTIKDLKAGRVYEENYDYLVIATGSSPVVPPIPGIDGPDIYTLWTVPDTDRIKKVIETKKPKTAAVIGGGFIGLEMAENLHRAGLEVSIVEMQDQVMAPLDFEMAQLLHENIEMNGVSLILGDGVASFEHKDGKTLITLNSGKELQTDMVLLSIGVRPNSELAGEAGLKLNGRGGILVDEMLRTSEENIYAVGDVIEVENYVLKEPAMIPLAGPANKQGRICADNIAGGQKKYKGTLGTSVAQVFDLTAGAAGVNEKTLIRKGKVRGKDYETVLINQKSHAGYYPGAVPVTLKLLFDLDGNILGAQAVGQEGVDKRIDVLAGAMRSGNTIYDLEELELAYAPPYSSAKDPVNMLGFTAENVLEKMVSFMSCRELDDRIETEGWEKDLTILDVTEEMERMVFHIPGSVHIPLGQLRQRMSELPKDRMIVTYCAIGVRSYNAARILMQNGFSDVKVLEGGTSFYQSMHYKDSRPSACREEEQLKAAEAEPKEVRLVDCCGLQCPGPIMKVHETLESMEDGETVKVAATDMGFPRDIESWCQRTGNTLVKKERDGKQNVVFIKKGKEGQQLCAAATDVISGQGKTMVVFSGDMDKALASFIIANGAAAMGRPVTMFFTFWGLNILRKPEKQHVKKSAVEKMFGAMMPRGSRKLKLSKMNMGGMGTKMMKRVMREKNVETLENLMKQAMENGVKLVACTMSMDVMGIRKEEIIDGVEFAGVASYLGDAENSDVNLFI; translated from the coding sequence ATGAGGAAAAAAACAGTGATCATCGGCGGTGTGGCAGGCGGCGCGACGACAGCGGCCCGTCTTCGGAGAAAAGATGAGAGTATGGAAATTGTGCTTCTGGAACGGGGTGAATATATTTCCTATGCCAACTGCGGGCTTCCGTATCATGTGGGCGATGTGATCAAAAACAGGGAGTCTCTGCTTCTTCAGACTCCGGAGGCCATGAAAAAGAAATTTAACGTAGATGTCAGGGTGCAGAATGAAGCCGTGAAAATTAACCCGGAAGATCATATAGTGACCATAAAAGATTTAAAGGCGGGCAGAGTGTATGAGGAGAACTACGATTATCTGGTGATCGCCACAGGATCTTCTCCGGTCGTGCCTCCGATCCCGGGTATTGACGGACCGGATATTTATACTCTTTGGACGGTTCCGGACACAGACAGGATAAAGAAAGTCATAGAGACAAAAAAGCCGAAGACAGCAGCGGTAATCGGCGGCGGATTCATCGGCCTTGAGATGGCAGAAAATCTTCACAGGGCAGGCCTTGAGGTGAGTATCGTGGAGATGCAGGACCAGGTCATGGCTCCTCTGGATTTCGAGATGGCCCAGCTTCTTCATGAAAACATAGAAATGAACGGTGTCAGCCTGATACTGGGAGACGGCGTGGCATCTTTTGAACATAAAGACGGGAAAACGTTGATCACACTGAACAGTGGGAAGGAATTACAGACAGATATGGTCCTGCTGTCCATCGGAGTGCGTCCAAACAGCGAACTTGCGGGGGAAGCAGGTCTAAAACTTAACGGCAGAGGCGGTATTCTGGTTGATGAGATGCTCCGGACTTCCGAAGAGAATATATATGCAGTAGGCGATGTCATAGAGGTTGAAAACTATGTATTGAAAGAACCAGCAATGATTCCTTTAGCCGGACCGGCCAACAAGCAGGGAAGAATTTGTGCGGATAATATTGCAGGGGGACAGAAGAAATACAAAGGGACTCTTGGGACTTCAGTTGCTCAGGTATTTGACCTGACAGCTGGGGCAGCCGGGGTTAATGAAAAGACGCTGATCCGTAAGGGGAAGGTCCGGGGGAAGGACTATGAAACTGTACTGATCAATCAGAAATCCCATGCGGGATATTACCCTGGTGCTGTTCCGGTTACGTTAAAGCTGTTGTTTGACCTGGATGGAAATATTCTTGGCGCACAGGCAGTAGGGCAGGAAGGTGTGGATAAACGAATCGACGTGCTTGCAGGCGCCATGCGTTCTGGAAATACGATCTATGATCTGGAAGAGCTGGAACTTGCCTATGCCCCTCCTTATTCTTCAGCGAAAGATCCGGTAAATATGCTTGGCTTTACGGCAGAGAATGTTTTGGAGAAGATGGTCTCTTTCATGAGCTGCCGGGAACTGGATGACAGGATTGAAACAGAAGGATGGGAGAAGGACTTAACCATTTTGGATGTAACCGAAGAGATGGAGCGGATGGTGTTCCATATTCCGGGCTCCGTTCACATTCCGCTGGGGCAGCTGAGACAGAGAATGTCTGAGCTGCCGAAGGACCGGATGATCGTGACTTACTGTGCCATTGGAGTCCGTTCCTACAACGCAGCCAGAATTCTTATGCAGAATGGTTTTTCAGATGTAAAGGTGCTGGAAGGAGGAACGAGTTTTTATCAGTCTATGCATTACAAAGACAGCCGGCCATCTGCCTGCCGGGAAGAAGAGCAGCTGAAAGCAGCAGAGGCAGAGCCAAAAGAAGTAAGGCTTGTTGACTGCTGCGGCCTTCAGTGTCCGGGGCCGATCATGAAGGTTCACGAGACCTTAGAATCCATGGAGGATGGCGAGACAGTCAAAGTAGCAGCCACAGACATGGGATTTCCGAGGGATATTGAGTCCTGGTGCCAGAGGACAGGAAATACGTTAGTCAAGAAGGAGCGGGACGGAAAACAAAATGTAGTCTTTATAAAAAAAGGAAAAGAAGGGCAGCAACTGTGTGCGGCAGCCACTGACGTAATCAGCGGTCAGGGCAAGACGATGGTCGTGTTCAGCGGAGATATGGATAAGGCCCTCGCCTCCTTTATTATCGCCAACGGTGCCGCAGCTATGGGCAGGCCGGTCACCATGTTTTTTACCTTCTGGGGGCTGAATATTCTGAGGAAGCCGGAAAAACAGCATGTAAAAAAATCAGCTGTGGAGAAGATGTTCGGAGCTATGATGCCGAGAGGAAGCAGGAAGCTTAAACTGTCCAAAATGAATATGGGCGGCATGGGAACAAAGATGATGAAGCGGGTCATGAGAGAGAAAAATGTGGAAACTCTTGAAAACCTCATGAAGCAGGCCATGGAAAATGGTGTGAAGCTGGTGGCCTGTACCATGTCCATGGATGTGATGGGCATCAGAAAAGAAGAGATCATTGACGGTGTGGAGTTCGCAGGAGTGGCCTCCTATTTGGGAGACGCGGAAAATTCCGATGTAAATCTTTTTATCTAA
- a CDS encoding Crp/Fnr family transcriptional regulator: MEHADEMIPILKSSLPFWEHLKETEKKTLSQWSQLIRYEKGGIIRCQNCECTGVLIIKSGSVRTYMLSEEGKEITLYRLEQGDVCVLSASCVLSAITFEVQMEAVTESEIIQISAGAYSEIVDRNIYAEAFTYKQATERFSDVMWTMQQILFMSFDQRLAIFLLDESGKTGSDDIHMTHEQLAKYTGSAREVVSRMLKYFSSEGLVKLSRGGVTILDKKGLKQLIS, from the coding sequence ATGGAGCATGCAGACGAAATGATCCCTATCTTAAAGTCGTCCCTTCCTTTTTGGGAGCACCTGAAAGAAACAGAAAAAAAGACTCTCTCCCAGTGGTCTCAGCTTATACGCTACGAAAAAGGAGGGATTATCCGGTGCCAGAACTGTGAATGTACCGGCGTGCTGATCATCAAAAGCGGAAGTGTGCGGACTTACATGCTCTCAGAAGAAGGGAAGGAGATTACTCTGTACCGTCTGGAGCAGGGAGATGTCTGTGTCCTTTCTGCTTCCTGCGTACTGTCTGCCATTACTTTTGAAGTACAGATGGAGGCGGTAACAGAAAGTGAGATCATACAGATCAGCGCAGGTGCTTATTCCGAAATTGTTGACCGGAATATTTATGCCGAAGCCTTTACCTATAAACAGGCTACCGAGCGTTTTTCTGATGTGATGTGGACCATGCAGCAGATTTTGTTCATGAGTTTCGATCAGAGGCTTGCAATTTTTCTTCTGGATGAGAGCGGAAAAACAGGTTCTGACGACATTCATATGACCCATGAACAGCTCGCCAAATACACCGGAAGCGCCAGAGAGGTTGTGAGCCGTATGCTGAAATACTTTTCATCGGAAGGGCTGGTAAAACTGTCCAGAGGCGGAGTCACGATCCTTGATAAAAAGGGATTAAAACAGCTGATCAGCTGA
- a CDS encoding SpoIIE family protein phosphatase, giving the protein MPIIKKKEPVEEIFFNELEDIISYNMKQMEHCLTTIGKRMCAKQDEDLEKKTGRTIIESTILKECMLCREKDKCRLTLDDRDKLGELLEKQGGLSVQNIRSVCKCQREKEWVEEINTIYERELFLYACEQRFIEMRRMIGEQYIEAGRMFKSFSAQKYQLSGVRPMQEVIEKGLKAHHLKVKKVYIYEDDMRGKQIYLFLKAQKGREVTTKEVARWLSVILQEKLQPLPNGKQAIGENYEMMGVQAATKFHVLTGVISRAEKEDMKNGDNFSMGTVGNHRFVSMISDGMGTGTAANRDSKAVIETLEELLEVGLDEKRAVQLLQSIFVFWPEKERYSTLDYLQIDLHAGIGSFLKLGACPCFLKRKGQVEMVQLPSLPVGVLKEKTLPIHRKKLEAEDFILQVSDGIIDSMGEKGVELLMEYMKQIHTTRPQGFVDELMEKIEKTEGYEKKDDMTMIGLGIWDKY; this is encoded by the coding sequence ATGCCGATTATAAAGAAAAAAGAACCAGTAGAAGAGATATTTTTCAATGAGCTGGAAGATATCATATCATATAATATGAAACAGATGGAGCACTGCCTCACTACGATCGGAAAGCGGATGTGTGCAAAGCAGGATGAAGACTTGGAAAAAAAGACCGGAAGAACGATCATAGAGAGCACGATTTTAAAAGAATGTATGCTGTGCCGGGAAAAAGATAAGTGCCGGCTGACTCTCGACGACAGGGACAAGCTGGGGGAACTTCTGGAGAAGCAGGGAGGCCTCAGCGTGCAGAATATCCGCTCTGTCTGCAAATGCCAGCGGGAGAAGGAGTGGGTGGAAGAGATCAATACGATCTATGAAAGAGAGCTTTTTTTGTATGCCTGTGAACAGCGTTTTATCGAAATGCGCAGGATGATCGGGGAACAGTACATAGAGGCGGGAAGGATGTTTAAAAGCTTCTCGGCCCAGAAATATCAGCTGTCCGGAGTCCGCCCCATGCAGGAAGTTATTGAGAAGGGGCTGAAAGCCCATCATCTGAAAGTGAAAAAGGTTTACATCTATGAAGATGACATGAGGGGAAAGCAGATATACCTGTTTTTAAAAGCCCAGAAGGGAAGGGAAGTAACGACCAAAGAGGTAGCCCGCTGGCTGTCGGTCATTTTACAGGAAAAACTTCAGCCGCTGCCCAACGGTAAGCAGGCCATCGGGGAGAACTATGAGATGATGGGGGTGCAGGCGGCGACCAAATTTCATGTGCTGACAGGGGTGATCTCCAGGGCGGAGAAAGAAGATATGAAAAATGGGGATAATTTTTCTATGGGTACTGTGGGAAATCACAGGTTTGTCTCTATGATCTCCGACGGCATGGGCACAGGAACCGCTGCAAACAGAGACAGCAAAGCGGTGATCGAGACACTGGAGGAACTTTTGGAGGTGGGATTGGACGAGAAAAGAGCCGTCCAGCTTCTGCAGTCTATTTTTGTGTTCTGGCCGGAGAAGGAGCGCTATTCGACCCTTGATTATCTGCAGATCGATCTGCACGCCGGAATCGGTAGTTTTCTCAAATTGGGTGCCTGCCCGTGTTTCCTTAAGCGGAAGGGACAGGTGGAGATGGTGCAGCTTCCAAGCCTGCCGGTAGGTGTTTTAAAGGAAAAGACACTGCCGATACACCGGAAGAAGCTGGAGGCGGAAGATTTCATTTTACAGGTCAGCGACGGCATCATTGACTCCATGGGCGAAAAAGGAGTGGAACTGCTGATGGAGTATATGAAGCAGATCCATACCACACGGCCCCAGGGGTTTGTGGATGAACTGATGGAGAAAATCGAAAAAACCGAGGGATACGAAAAAAAGGATGACATGACGATGATCGGTCTCGGAATTTGGGATAAGTATTGA
- the tilS gene encoding tRNA lysidine(34) synthetase TilS: protein MDKVRKFMEKHHMIGQGDFIAVGVSGGADSVCLLLLLCELKQEYDLELCAVHINHGIRREAFKDQEFVENLCRRRKVPWITFSEDVKGTAEKQSMSLEEAGRMIRYRCFRKVLDMHGGGKIAVAHHQNDQAETMLYRMSRGTGIQGLKGMEAVRADVIRPLLCLKKEEILAYLKEKDQDWMEDASNEDNTFARNKIRNQVIPALTKVNARAVEHIVSLSEEIEEWSRYLEEQLSEAWKACVKQEGKGRLIDTGRFLEEPEPIRRLLAKQAIEQAAGRKKDIEKVHIQSFCDLAFRETGKSIDLPYGLIGRKTYGGLLVEEKQTRAETGTAGQLVLTETDRYEKMEEKDFTKIIDYDKIDKDIQLRYRKSGDFFVFSKDGKSKSLSRFFIDQKIPREERDRIPLAADGSRIIWIIGHRLSEFYKVSEKTKRYLRLEYN from the coding sequence ATGGATAAAGTACGAAAGTTTATGGAAAAACATCATATGATCGGTCAGGGAGACTTTATCGCTGTGGGAGTCTCCGGGGGAGCAGACTCTGTGTGCCTGCTCCTGCTTTTATGTGAGCTTAAGCAGGAGTATGATCTTGAGCTCTGCGCAGTCCATATCAATCACGGTATCCGCAGGGAAGCGTTCAAAGACCAGGAATTTGTGGAAAACTTATGCCGGAGACGGAAGGTGCCGTGGATAACTTTTTCAGAAGATGTGAAAGGCACAGCTGAAAAACAATCTATGTCTCTGGAAGAGGCAGGGCGGATGATCCGCTACCGGTGTTTTAGGAAAGTTCTGGATATGCACGGAGGCGGAAAGATTGCAGTGGCTCATCACCAGAATGACCAGGCGGAGACGATGCTTTACCGGATGTCCAGGGGGACCGGAATACAGGGACTGAAAGGGATGGAAGCCGTCCGGGCAGATGTGATCCGGCCGCTATTGTGCCTTAAGAAAGAGGAAATTCTTGCTTATTTAAAAGAAAAGGACCAAGACTGGATGGAGGACGCCAGTAATGAAGATAATACGTTTGCCAGGAATAAGATCCGTAATCAGGTTATTCCGGCGCTCACAAAAGTCAATGCAAGGGCGGTGGAACATATCGTTTCATTGTCTGAAGAAATCGAAGAGTGGAGCCGGTATTTAGAAGAGCAGCTGTCTGAGGCATGGAAAGCCTGTGTAAAGCAGGAAGGAAAGGGACGTCTCATCGATACTGGCCGGTTTCTGGAGGAACCGGAGCCGATCAGGAGGCTTTTGGCAAAACAGGCCATAGAACAGGCCGCAGGGAGAAAAAAGGATATTGAGAAGGTCCATATCCAGAGTTTCTGTGATCTGGCTTTCAGGGAAACCGGGAAATCCATCGATCTTCCATATGGACTTATTGGGAGAAAAACATACGGGGGACTCTTGGTGGAGGAAAAGCAGACAAGAGCAGAAACAGGGACTGCGGGACAGCTGGTCCTGACCGAGACGGACCGGTATGAAAAAATGGAGGAAAAAGATTTTACCAAAATCATTGATTATGATAAAATAGACAAAGACATCCAACTGCGGTACAGAAAGTCAGGAGATTTTTTTGTATTTTCAAAAGATGGAAAGAGTAAGTCTCTGAGCCGGTTTTTTATTGACCAGAAAATCCCGCGGGAAGAGCGGGACCGGATACCGCTTGCGGCAGACGGAAGCCGGATCATATGGATCATCGGTCACCGCCTGAGCGAGTTTTATAAGGTTTCTGAAAAAACGAAAAGATATTTAAGATTGGAATACAATTAG